GAACCAAGGGCAAGTGTGCATCTCCTTGCAGCGGATTTACATTATGGACAGCTTGATGGATGATTTCCTGTCCCGTTTCAAAACAGCGGCCAGTCAATTGGTGATAGGAGATCCACTGGATGCGAAGACCGATCTGTCAGCGATGATTTCCAAACAAGAACAAGAACGGGCTGTACAGTGGGTCAAGGAATCGGTTGATGAAGGGGCTACGCTAATCGCTGGAGGAGCAGTTGAAGATGATGTGTTCCAACCGACTATCTTGTCTAACGTGGCAACAGATTCGAAAGTGTCGTGCCAGGAAGTGTTTGCGCCTGTCGTCATTGTCAATCCGATCCAATCGATCGAACAAGGCATCCATGAAATCAACAACTCGGATTTCGGACTGCAAGCCGGGATTTTTACGAATGATATCAAGACAGCCTTCTATGCTTCGAAAAAGCTGCAAGTTGGCGGAGTGCTGATCAACGACATCCCAACATTCCGCGTCGATCAGATGCCTTATGGCGGTGTGAAAGAAAGCGGCAACGGGAAAGAAGGACTTAAATACACCATTGAAGAAATGACTGAAATGAAATTGGTCATCTGGAATCAATCGTAAAGAATTGGGAAAAGGAGTGAATGATGTGTCGAGCAAACTTACATTCATGCCGATCAGCTATACCGGCTGGGGCGCATTGGAACAGCTAACGGTTGAAGCGGAACGCCTGAACGCCAGCAATATCCTCATCGTCACCGACCCGTTTCTGGAAGAGCTCGGGATGACGAGAAAAATCGTCGAACCGCTTGAAGCAAAAGGGTGGAAGACGAGCGTCTATACAGAAGTCGTCCCGGAGCCGCCTTTGGAAGTCGGCGAAAAATTAGTCGCTTACACGAAAGAACATAAATTCGACTTAGTCATCGGCCTTGGCGGCGGCAGTGCCCTAGATCTTGCGAAACTAGCGGGGGTTCTCGCGACGCATGAAGGAAAAGTGGCCGACTATTTGAATTTGACGGGGGAACGAGCGTTAACTGATAAAGGCATACCGAAAATACTGATTCCGACGACCTCAGGAACAGGTTCTGAAGTAACGAATATTGCGGTGTTGTCTTTGGAATCCACCAAAGATGTCGTGACGCATGATTATTTATTGCCGGATGTGGCGATTGTCGACCCGGCGTTGACGGTTTCCTTGTCGCCGAAAGTGACAGCGGCGACGGGCATCGACGCGTTGACGCATGCAGTGGAAGCGTATGTATCGAAAAACGCCAACCCCGTGACAGACGGTTTGGCGTTGCAGGCGATCCGCTTGATCAGCGGGTCGATCCGCACGGCGGTAGAAGACGGGGGAAACAAAGAAGCACGCAGCAATATGAGCTACGGCAGTTATTTGGCAGGATTGGCCTTTTTCAACGCCGGCGTTGCTGGGGTGCACGCTTTGGCGTATCCGCTCGGCGGCCAGTTCCATATCTCGCACGGTGAGTCGAATGCCGTTTTGCTTCCATATGTTATGGGCTACATTCGCCCGAGCTGTGAGAAGAGAATGAAGGACATCGTCGAGGCGATGGGGGTCGATGTCACCCAAATGAATGAACGACAAGCTTCCTATACGTGCGTCGAGGAATTGAAAAAGCTCGTCGCCGACGTGCATATTCCCGTGTCGCTGAAAGGCTTCGACATTGGGGAAGACGCCTTGGACAGCTTGGCGGACGATGGCATCAAGCAAACGAGGATTCTCGGGAGAAGCCCGATGCCGCTTGAGAGAGAAGACATTTACGCCATTTACCATGCTGCTTATTCTGGAGAAGTCATTGAAAAAGGATGATACAAAAAAAGCTGAAGCAGGAACCCATTTAGGTTCCCGCTTCAGCTTTTGTGTTTTTATAGAAGAAAGTGAGATTTACAGTTTAGCGAAATCTGGATCTGCGACTTTCACCAATTGTTTGCCGAGGTTGCTGCCATCGAACAGGCCAAGGAAAGCTTTTGGCGTATTGTCGAAGCCTTCGGTGATCGTTTCTTCGTATTTCAATTTGCCTTCTTGCAGCCATTTGCCAAGGTCTTGTGCGCCAGTTTTGAAATCGTGCGCATAATCGCCAAGCGTGAAGCCTTTCATCATCGAGCTCGTCGTGATGAATTTCCACTGGATGCGTGGGCCGATATCTGCTTCCGGATTGTTGTAAGCTGAGATGGCGCCGCACAATACGACACGTGCATTGCGGTTAATCTCCACTATGACTGCGTCCGATACTTCGCCGCCGACATTGTCGAAATAGACGTCAACACCGTTCGGAATGGTTTTTTGGAAAGCTTCTTTGAAGTTGTCGTCTTTGTAATTGACGGCTTCATCGAATCCAAGATCGTTGATCAAGTAATCGATTTTCTCCTGTGAGCCGGCAATGCCGACAACATGTGCACCTTTTAGTTTGGCGATTTGCCCAACGATGGAACCGACAGCTCCTGCTGCGCCGGAAACGACGACTGTTTCGCCTTCTTGCGGCTTGCCGATATCAAGCAGGCCGAAGTATGCCGTGAGACCTGTCAGCCCGAGTACGCCAAGGCGTGTGGAAATTGGCGCAATGGATGGGTCCACTTTCTGGACGGATTTCGCTTCGACCGCGTTGTATTCAGCCCAGTCCATGGAACCTGTGACGATATCGCCTTGTGTGAAGTGTTCGGATTTCGATTCGATGACTTCTGCGACGATGCCGCCTGAAATTGCTTTATTCAATTCGAATGGCGCCACATAGGATTTCTGGTCTTTCATGCGACCGCGCATGTACGGGTCCACGGAAAGGTATAAAGTTTTCAGCAATAATTCATCTGTACCGATAGCTGGGATTTCTTTTTCGACAAAATTAAAGTCGTTGTCAGTTGGTATGCCTTCTGGGCGGTTCGCTAAGTGGATTTCTCTGTATGTGTTTGGGGTCATGTCAATTCCTCCTTGGAATAAGTTTGCATTGAAAAGCGTACCACTCCCATGGAAAAAAAGTAAAACTTCCAGCTCGTCAAGCTCGTATTGTTGTAGTTGTCCTAATGCTATGATATTTTAATATAACTAACTTTAATTCAAGGGAAGAGGTCATAAAATGAACCCGCAATATAAATCATTATTTGAAGAAATCACTTTGCCAAACGGCGTTGTCCTGTCTGATCGTTTAGGCGTCGCCCCGATGACAACCTATTCAGGAAATCCAGACGGCACAGTCTCAGATGCAGAACTTGCCTATTACCGCCGCCGCGCAGACCTTGGCAGCCTATTCGTCTCTGCTTGCATCGCGGTATCGGAAAATGGTCTCGCATTCCCGAACCAATTCATCGCATATAAAGACGATGTCATGCCGCGCCTCAAGCAACTAGCGACGGAAATGAAGTCACAAGGAAGCAAAGCGATCCTGCAAATGCAGCATGGCGGTCGCCAAGGCCAGCCAGATTTGATCGAAGCGGGCGAAACGGTCGCACCGAGTGCCATCGCAGAATCCGCAGACAAGCCAACACCACGTGCTTTGACGGGTGAAGAAATCACCGACATCATCCGTGATTTCGGCGAAACGACGCGCCGCGCGATTGAAGCCGGATTTGACGGAGTGGAAATCCACGGCGCCAATACGTATTTGATCCAGCAATTCGTCTCGGCGACATACAACCAGCGCGAAGACGAGTGGGGCGGCAGCTTAGAGAACCGCTTGAAATTCGCTTTAGCCGTCTTGGATGAAGTGAAGCAAGTAGCTGCGAAACATGCAGACGACAGCTTCATTATCGGCTACCGTTTATCACCGGAAGAAAACAATGCAGAATCCGTCGGTTACACGATCAAAGAAACGCAACAATTGGTCGAGCGTTTGATCGAAGGCGGCATCCATTATCTCCACGTATCGCTTATGGAATTCAAAAAAGCACCGCGTGGCATGGAAGATGGCGATAGCATCGTTCAAATTCTGTCGAAACAAATCGACGGCCGTGTCGCGTTCGTCGTCGTCGGCGGTGTTACACGTCCTGATCATGCAGTAGCCGCGCTTGAAGAAGGAGCAGACATCATTGTCATGGGCCGCCAAGCACTGGTCGACCCAGAATGGACCGAAAAAGTGAAGCAAGGAAACGAATCAGAAATCAACGAAACGGTTCCGCAAGAATTGGTCGGCAAACTCGACATCCCAGAAACGATGTGGAACGCTGTCACTTCTTACGGCATGGTCAAAGTTGACGCGAAAGTATAAACGATAGAAAGCTCCTAGGCCGAATATGGCTTGGGAGCTTTTTTGTGCAAGAATCATCTATTTGATAGACTGGTATCCATCAAAAACGTAAGGAGTGATTAGGTGTCGCTGATTCCAGCTGAACAGTTAAAGCAAATTTTTTCGGTCGAGGCCAAGTTTTATCAGGCCGAACTAGCGAACGAAAAGATCCTCATGCGCCGGGAAGCGCACATCAGGCGAAACGGTGTGTTTGCCACTCTTGCAGACGCGGTGATCGTCATGATCAATCCATCCAATTGCGCGCAAGCAGGGAAGACGGAGAAGAGTCCGCGAGATGCAGAGTGGGTCTCCACAAAACCGAATCCGACGCAATACCAATTGATGAACTTGATGGAGAGGCAAGGATGGAATCTAGTCACGCTCGTCAATTTATCGGATATTTGTGAAGGGAATATGGGCAAGTTCAAGGTCATTGAAAATCAGTTCAATAAAGCCGGTATCGCCCATTCGTTATTCCAAGAAGGGAATGTGGATGAGCGTGAAGCTTTGCTCGGGTCTGCCGATCATCTTATTTTTGCATGGGGCTCATCGACTGTCGCCAAAAGGCTCGCGTCAGAATTTGGCTTGTTTCGAAACGGGCAGGCAGAGAGTCCGTATGAGCATGCGATTGCCTGGGTGGCAGCTGAAAACGGCTTCCCGCGCCATCCCAAACCTGCGACAGTGATGGACCGGATGATCTGGTTAGAGCAAATGGAAGCTTTGCTTTAGTAATCGAATAGCACAAAAGGCGGCTTTAGTGGAAGCCGCCTTTTTAGTGTCATCATTTTTCTTTG
This is a stretch of genomic DNA from Planococcus maritimus. It encodes these proteins:
- a CDS encoding iron-containing alcohol dehydrogenase — translated: MPISYTGWGALEQLTVEAERLNASNILIVTDPFLEELGMTRKIVEPLEAKGWKTSVYTEVVPEPPLEVGEKLVAYTKEHKFDLVIGLGGGSALDLAKLAGVLATHEGKVADYLNLTGERALTDKGIPKILIPTTSGTGSEVTNIAVLSLESTKDVVTHDYLLPDVAIVDPALTVSLSPKVTAATGIDALTHAVEAYVSKNANPVTDGLALQAIRLISGSIRTAVEDGGNKEARSNMSYGSYLAGLAFFNAGVAGVHALAYPLGGQFHISHGESNAVLLPYVMGYIRPSCEKRMKDIVEAMGVDVTQMNERQASYTCVEELKKLVADVHIPVSLKGFDIGEDALDSLADDGIKQTRILGRSPMPLEREDIYAIYHAAYSGEVIEKG
- a CDS encoding NADP-dependent oxidoreductase, with the translated sequence MTPNTYREIHLANRPEGIPTDNDFNFVEKEIPAIGTDELLLKTLYLSVDPYMRGRMKDQKSYVAPFELNKAISGGIVAEVIESKSEHFTQGDIVTGSMDWAEYNAVEAKSVQKVDPSIAPISTRLGVLGLTGLTAYFGLLDIGKPQEGETVVVSGAAGAVGSIVGQIAKLKGAHVVGIAGSQEKIDYLINDLGFDEAVNYKDDNFKEAFQKTIPNGVDVYFDNVGGEVSDAVIVEINRNARVVLCGAISAYNNPEADIGPRIQWKFITTSSMMKGFTLGDYAHDFKTGAQDLGKWLQEGKLKYEETITEGFDNTPKAFLGLFDGSNLGKQLVKVADPDFAKL
- a CDS encoding NADH-dependent flavin oxidoreductase; translation: MNPQYKSLFEEITLPNGVVLSDRLGVAPMTTYSGNPDGTVSDAELAYYRRRADLGSLFVSACIAVSENGLAFPNQFIAYKDDVMPRLKQLATEMKSQGSKAILQMQHGGRQGQPDLIEAGETVAPSAIAESADKPTPRALTGEEITDIIRDFGETTRRAIEAGFDGVEIHGANTYLIQQFVSATYNQREDEWGGSLENRLKFALAVLDEVKQVAAKHADDSFIIGYRLSPEENNAESVGYTIKETQQLVERLIEGGIHYLHVSLMEFKKAPRGMEDGDSIVQILSKQIDGRVAFVVVGGVTRPDHAVAALEEGADIIVMGRQALVDPEWTEKVKQGNESEINETVPQELVGKLDIPETMWNAVTSYGMVKVDAKV
- a CDS encoding DUF1643 domain-containing protein; translated protein: MSLIPAEQLKQIFSVEAKFYQAELANEKILMRREAHIRRNGVFATLADAVIVMINPSNCAQAGKTEKSPRDAEWVSTKPNPTQYQLMNLMERQGWNLVTLVNLSDICEGNMGKFKVIENQFNKAGIAHSLFQEGNVDEREALLGSADHLIFAWGSSTVAKRLASEFGLFRNGQAESPYEHAIAWVAAENGFPRHPKPATVMDRMIWLEQMEALL